From one Solanum lycopersicum chromosome 12, SLM_r2.1 genomic stretch:
- the LOC101244351 gene encoding uncharacterized protein — MGEQQKPIWTCLMFNNAARPKAYFTMWIMMNQRLVTVDRLAKWGVEVEKTCVLCENEEETAEHVFIQCSFARGLWGRLLNWTGKQIDVPMTWEHFVQWCIIHGKGKRAEAMKFKTILAEGIYGLWMERNSRVFEHKSKTEDQLVKEITYITIVRTSTRFKGNVSHYGVK, encoded by the coding sequence ATGGGGGAACAACAAAAGCCAATATGGACCTGTCTTATGTTCAACAATGCTGCAAGGCCAAAAGCATATTTCACAATGTGGATCATGATGAATCAAAGGCTAGTAACTGTGGATAGACTGGCAAAGTGGGGAGTTGAAGTAGAGAAGACTTGTGTATTGTGTGAGAATGAGGAAGAAACTGCAGAACATGTGTTTATACAATGTAGTTTTGCAAGAGGACTATGGGGGAGACTGCTAAACTGGACAGGAAAACAAATTGATGTGCCAATGACATGGGAGCATTTTGTGCAATGGTGCATTATTCATGGGAAGGGGAAGAGAGCAGAAGCAATGAAGTTCAAGACTATACTTGCTGAAGGAATCTATGGCCTGTGGATGGAGAGAAATAGCAGAGTGTTTGAGCACAAGAGTAAAACTGAGGATCAACTTGTTAAGGAGATAACCTACATTACTATTGTTAGAACTTCTACTAGATTTAAAGGAAATGTAAGTCATTATGGTGTTAAGTAG